From Candidatus Neomarinimicrobiota bacterium, the proteins below share one genomic window:
- the pheS gene encoding phenylalanine--tRNA ligase subunit alpha yields the protein MTLLEKINHVRDQFNTDLERISDLKSWEELKNTYLGRKGLVSKLFSRIGDVPPQERKTIGQALNSLKNELQNQVDSLLQTLQEKVDESHNVDYTLPGFPIFKGSRHPLTQAIDEMLSIFARLGFDIAYGPEVETDWYNFSSLNLPLNHPARDMQDTFYVDEGIMLRTHTSPVQTRYMTQHKPPVRIVAPGRVYRNEAISARSYCMFHQIEGLYVDKNVTFADLRGTLELFCKMYFGSDARIKFRTSYFPFTEPSAEVDVSCFLCNGKGCRVCKNTGWLEILGCGMVDPNVFKAVGYDPEEVSGYAFGLGVDRSVMQKLDIPDIRMLFDNDVEFLKQF from the coding sequence ATGACACTTCTGGAAAAAATCAATCACGTTCGGGATCAGTTTAATACTGATCTCGAACGTATTAGTGACTTAAAAAGCTGGGAAGAACTGAAAAATACCTATCTGGGCCGGAAAGGGCTTGTCAGCAAACTCTTTTCCCGGATTGGAGACGTTCCCCCCCAGGAACGTAAAACCATTGGGCAGGCGCTGAACAGCCTGAAAAATGAGCTTCAGAACCAGGTGGATTCCTTGCTTCAGACACTGCAGGAAAAAGTGGATGAATCCCACAATGTGGATTATACCCTTCCCGGTTTTCCCATCTTTAAAGGATCCCGTCATCCCCTGACCCAGGCGATTGACGAAATGTTGTCAATTTTTGCCCGGCTGGGTTTTGATATCGCCTATGGGCCTGAAGTGGAAACAGACTGGTACAATTTTTCATCCCTGAATCTGCCCCTCAATCACCCGGCACGGGATATGCAGGATACGTTTTATGTGGATGAAGGGATTATGCTCAGGACCCATACATCTCCGGTGCAAACCCGGTATATGACACAACATAAACCACCGGTCCGGATTGTAGCTCCGGGAAGAGTCTACCGGAATGAAGCCATCAGTGCCCGGAGTTATTGCATGTTCCACCAGATCGAAGGCCTTTATGTGGATAAAAATGTGACCTTTGCCGATCTGAGGGGAACTTTGGAACTCTTTTGCAAAATGTATTTTGGTTCTGATGCCCGGATCAAGTTCCGTACCAGTTACTTTCCATTTACTGAGCCATCTGCGGAAGTGGATGTATCCTGCTTTCTCTGTAATGGAAAAGGTTGCCGTGTCTGTAAAAATACCGGCTGGCTGGAAATCCTGGGTTGCGGAATGGTGGATCCCAATGTGTTTAAGGCAGTAGGATATGATCCGGAAGAAGTAAGCGGATATGCTTTTGGCCTGGGCGTAGATCGTTCAGTTATGCAAAAGCTGGATATCCCTGACATTCGCATGCTGTTTGATAATGACGTCGAATTTTTAAAACAATTCTGA
- the pheT gene encoding phenylalanine--tRNA ligase subunit beta, with protein sequence MKVDLNWLQDYVDIDRPLEEIRDLLTEAGLECQIVESGPRVPEGVIVGEVVSVENHPNADKLSVCFVNTGEPEPAQIVCGAPNVAAGQKVPVATVGTSLTPEFTLKKAKLRGVTSNGMICAEDELGLSEDHSGIMVLDESCEIGKSLNDYLPKTVILDIDLTANRPDCMSHIGVAREVAALTGKPLKIPEITLQETGPDVHSLAQVDVPASDGCPRYTARVIRNVSISPSPDWLKKRIEAIGLRPVNNVVDASNYVLHETGHPLHTFDYDKLAELRIVVRYAEEGETFETLDHKERTLSRNVLLICDGKKPVAMAGVMGGLDSEISDDTVNVLIESAYFDPPTIRKGSKQQLLSTDSSKRFERGTDPNANCVYAQDRLASLILELAGGSCAKGMIDVYPEKIESLPITMRFDRLKKITSLDIPPETCLTIFESLDISVLSMDDQTIHVLAPTFRPDLEREIDLIEEIIRIYGLNKIQANSRLQFSMPETVDPLNPFFNRIREIFMGFGFHEAISNSLVSQDMAKAGIWEYEPVRLMNPLSVDMNFLRTDLIQPLLHNLKLNAARKRQHVRLFEIGRVMEKDPSSETTVCEHQNLGVIMCSDMWDLHWLGSPAPADFFYGKGMLIRFLENLGITDISLNKTDFNPDTYRIIMDITSGKTQIGKIGEYYPEFLNKYQLEYPVVVLELKLDEIFKRRKEVFKYKPVSPYPSMTRDISIVVDKNMESETLMKEIHQKGSKFLKDVVVYDQFMDDRKLTPGKKALSYRLWFQSDDRTLEDQDVDRIMEKIFNILIRKYGAQLR encoded by the coding sequence GTGAAAGTTGATCTGAACTGGCTTCAGGATTATGTAGATATAGATAGACCTCTTGAAGAAATCCGCGATCTGCTGACGGAGGCGGGACTCGAGTGCCAGATTGTTGAATCTGGTCCAAGGGTTCCAGAAGGCGTGATAGTGGGGGAAGTCGTCTCTGTAGAAAATCATCCCAATGCCGATAAATTGTCTGTTTGTTTTGTGAACACCGGTGAACCCGAACCGGCTCAGATTGTCTGTGGCGCCCCGAATGTGGCTGCCGGCCAGAAAGTCCCGGTGGCAACGGTAGGGACATCCCTGACACCTGAATTCACCTTGAAAAAAGCAAAACTGAGGGGGGTTACATCCAATGGTATGATTTGTGCCGAGGATGAACTGGGCCTTTCGGAAGATCATTCCGGAATTATGGTCCTGGATGAATCCTGTGAAATTGGTAAATCCCTGAACGATTACCTCCCTAAAACGGTGATTCTGGATATCGATTTAACGGCAAACCGCCCCGATTGTATGTCCCATATCGGGGTCGCCCGGGAAGTGGCGGCTCTTACCGGTAAACCCCTGAAAATTCCTGAAATCACACTTCAGGAAACAGGACCGGATGTCCATTCCCTGGCTCAGGTGGATGTCCCTGCCTCCGATGGGTGTCCACGATATACAGCCCGAGTCATCCGGAATGTGAGCATCAGTCCCAGTCCGGACTGGCTGAAAAAACGGATCGAAGCCATTGGCTTGCGACCGGTCAACAATGTGGTGGATGCATCCAACTATGTATTGCATGAAACCGGACATCCTCTCCATACCTTTGACTATGATAAATTAGCGGAACTCCGGATTGTGGTCCGGTATGCGGAAGAAGGGGAGACTTTTGAAACCCTGGATCATAAAGAACGGACTCTCTCCCGAAATGTCTTATTGATTTGTGACGGAAAAAAACCGGTCGCCATGGCGGGTGTAATGGGCGGACTCGATTCTGAAATTTCCGACGATACCGTCAATGTATTGATAGAAAGTGCTTATTTTGACCCACCGACCATCCGTAAAGGATCCAAGCAGCAGTTGCTCTCCACCGATTCCTCCAAGCGCTTTGAAAGGGGAACGGATCCCAATGCAAACTGTGTGTATGCCCAGGACCGGCTGGCATCCCTGATCCTTGAACTGGCAGGGGGAAGCTGTGCAAAAGGGATGATTGATGTCTACCCGGAAAAGATTGAATCCCTTCCCATCACCATGCGCTTTGACAGGTTGAAAAAAATTACATCCCTCGATATTCCCCCCGAAACCTGTCTCACAATTTTCGAATCTCTGGATATTTCCGTTCTGTCTATGGACGATCAAACGATTCACGTTCTTGCCCCCACCTTTCGTCCCGATCTGGAACGGGAAATTGATCTGATTGAGGAAATTATCCGTATTTACGGACTGAATAAAATCCAGGCAAATTCACGACTTCAGTTTTCCATGCCTGAAACGGTAGACCCGCTGAATCCCTTTTTTAACAGAATCCGTGAGATTTTTATGGGATTTGGTTTTCACGAAGCCATCAGCAATTCCCTTGTTTCACAGGATATGGCTAAAGCCGGAATTTGGGAGTATGAGCCTGTTCGTTTGATGAATCCTTTGTCAGTGGACATGAATTTTTTAAGAACTGACCTGATTCAGCCCTTGCTGCACAATTTAAAACTGAACGCTGCCCGAAAAAGGCAACATGTTCGCCTATTCGAAATCGGACGGGTAATGGAGAAAGATCCATCGTCGGAAACCACAGTCTGTGAACACCAGAATTTGGGAGTGATCATGTGCAGTGACATGTGGGATCTTCACTGGCTCGGAAGTCCTGCACCGGCTGATTTCTTTTATGGAAAAGGTATGCTGATACGTTTTCTGGAGAACCTGGGGATCACGGATATCTCTCTGAATAAGACAGATTTTAATCCGGACACATATCGCATTATCATGGACATCACTTCGGGGAAAACACAAATTGGAAAAATCGGTGAGTATTACCCCGAATTTCTGAATAAATATCAGCTGGAATATCCGGTGGTTGTTCTGGAACTGAAACTGGATGAAATTTTTAAACGTCGCAAAGAAGTTTTCAAATACAAACCGGTTTCACCCTATCCCTCAATGACCCGGGATATTTCCATTGTGGTAGATAAAAACATGGAATCTGAAACTCTGATGAAGGAAATTCATCAAAAAGGAAGTAAATTTCTGAAGGATGTGGTTGTCTATGATCAATTCATGGATGACCGGAAACTCACTCCCGGAAAAAAGGCTCTTTCTTACAGGCTTTGGTTCCAGAGTGATGACCGGACCCTTGAAGATCAGGATGTGGACCGCATCATGGAAAAGATATTTAACATACTGATCAGGAAATATGGAGCTCAACTCAGATAA